Proteins from a single region of Seriola aureovittata isolate HTS-2021-v1 ecotype China chromosome 9, ASM2101889v1, whole genome shotgun sequence:
- the LOC130174438 gene encoding protein Wnt-2b-A, with translation MLGLNRILSLRAERIRSCGSPGVRLSSRSSSCQNSGASSRIYCACLLLLLLVTPRVDSSWWYIGALGARVICDNIPGLVNKQRQLCQRHPDIMQAIGEGTKEWIRECQHQFRHHRWNCSTLDRDHTVFGRVLLRSSREAAFVYAISSAGVVYALTRACSQGELKTCNCDPHKRGRASDERGEFDWGGCSDNINYGIKFAKAFIDAKERTVRDARALMNLHNNRCGRTAVKRFMKLECKCHGVSGSCTLRTCWMAMSDFRKTGDYLRRKYNGAIEVTMNQDGTGFAVANKAFRKATKNDLVYFENSPDYCLQDKAAGSLGTAGRVCNKTSRGTDGCEVMCCGRGYDTTRVKQITKCECKFKWCCAVECKDCEEAVDIHTCKAPKRAEWLDQT, from the exons ATGCTGGGTTTAAACAGGATTCTGAGCCTCCGGGCAGAGCGGATTCGGAGCTGTGGTTCGCCGGGAGTGAGACTCTCATCCCGGTCTTCTTCATGCCAAAACTCCGGTGCCAGTTCGAGGATTTACTGCGCGtgtctgttgctgttgctgctggtgaCGCCTCGGGTGGACTCTTCATGGTG GTACATTGGTGCGCTGGGGGCCCGTGTGATCTGTGACAACATCCCAGGCTTGGTGAACAAGCAGCGGCAACTCTGCCAGCGCCACCCAGACATCATGCAGGCCATCGGTGAGGGCACCAAGGAGTGGATCAGAGAATGCCAACACCAGTTCAGACACCATCGCTGGAACTGCAGCACACTGGACCGCGACCACACTGTGTTTGGACGTGTCCTGCTACGGa GTAGTCGTGAAGCAGCATTCGTCTATGCTATCTCCTCAGCAGGAGTGGTATATGCGCTTACTCGCGCCTGCAGCCAGGGGGAACTGAAGACATGTAACTGCGACCCACACAAGCGTGGGCGGGCTagtgatgagagaggagagtttGACTGGGGTGGCTGTAGCGATAATATCAACTACGGGATAAAGTTTGCCAAAGCCTTCATAGATGCCAAAGAGAGGACTGTCCGAGATGCACGGGCACTCATGAACCTACACAACAATCGCTGTGGCAGAACA GCAGTGAAGCGATTCATGAAGCTGGAGTGTAAATGTCATGGAGTGAGTGGCTCTTGCACGCTGCGGACATGTTGGATGGCCATGTCAGACTTTAGGAAGACTGGTGACTACCTGAGGAGGAAATACAACGGGGCCATCGAGGTGACAATGAATCAGGATGGGACAGGCTTCGCTGTAGCCAACAAAGCCTTCAGGAAGGCCACCAAGAATGACCTGGTCTACTTTGAGAACTCTCCGGATTATTGCCTGCAAGACAAAGCAGCAG GTTCCCTGGGCACGGCTGGGCGGGTCTGCAATAAGACATCACGTGGCACAGACGGCTGCGAGGTCATGTGCTGTGGACGGGGCTACGACACCACGCGAGTCAAGCAAATCACCAAGTGCGAGTGCAAATTCAAATGGTGCTGTGCTGTGGAGTGTAAGGACTGTGAGGAGGCCGTggacatacacacatgcaaggCCCCAAAACGAGCCGAATGGTTGGACCAGACCTGA